The following proteins come from a genomic window of Dreissena polymorpha isolate Duluth1 chromosome 1, UMN_Dpol_1.0, whole genome shotgun sequence:
- the LOC127851945 gene encoding uncharacterized protein LOC127851945: MCPGILRKLWTLLRVIWRKGKIPDCWKRAEGIFAPKEKDSKDIGQFWTISLLNVEGKIFFAVLAKRLTTFLTYNNYVDTSIPKGGVPGFSGCVEHTSVLSQVIREARVNHDDLTVVWLDLDNTYGSIPHKLIEKALEQYHVPEHVCNLVKDYYRGIKLRFAVGDKTTAWQSLEKGIVTGCTISVVLFVMGMNLIINAAKRETRGPKAASGIYLPPVKGFMDDLTLTAKTHIQARWMLSALEEAATWSRMRFKPRKSRALVIRKGQPTKKFNLTVQGEDIPSIMDSPIKCLGKWYDATLQDGNNIKRIKNQLTEGLKQIDKSGLPGKFKAWLFQNGLLPRLMWPLMLYEVATTVVEGLERTISRHLRKWLGVPPSFSNIGLYGRSNQLQLPLSSLVEEYKVAKARLVMTLKDSRDDMVRRAGVETRTGRKWSASQAVAQAESGLRHKDIVGTTAVGTQGLGSAETRSWKKADSRTRREMVQAEVRLAEEEDRGIRAVAMGCQGAWTKWQTTGKKMTWADIWRSEPLRISFLLRSVYDLLPSPANLHRWGKRDDPTCPLCGKIGTLEHTLSSCQTALTQGRYRWRHDKVLQELADIVERERRKKRTVKETRKMQFVKEGETIKKQQAQAALILDRAQSWEMAVDLKRRLVFPSVVQTTQRPDMVIWSAKDKCLVMVELTVPWESRCDEAMERKTAKYADLQRECKEKGWHTWLFPVEVGIRGFPSKSLWRLFTALGLTGRDRKRAVNRLGDAAERASRWLWLGREERSWQPSTDT, from the coding sequence ATGTGCCCTGGCATTCTTCGGAAACTATGGACCCTACTAAGAGTTATTTGGAGAAAGGGCAAAATCCCGGATTGCTGGAAGAGAGCGGAGGGAATATTCGCCCCAAAGGAGAAGGACTCGAAGGATATTGGTCAGTTCTGGACCATTTCTCTGCTCAACGTAGAGGGGAAGATATTCTTTGCAGTCCTAGCCAAGCGACTGACAACGTTCCTTACTTACAACAACTACGTTGATACGTCAATTCCGAAGGGTGGAGTTCCCGGATTTTCAGGCTGCGTCGAGCATACCAGTGTTCTCAGCCAAGTGATCAGGGAGGCACGAGTGAACCATGATGACCTGACTGTAGTGTGGCTAGACCTTGACAACACTTATGGATCAATACCCCACAAGTTGATTGAGAAGGCACTTGAGCAGTATCATGTACCAGAACACGTTTGTAACCTGGTAAAAGACTACTACAGAGGCATTAAGCTACGCTTTGCTGTGGGAGACAAGACAACAGCATGGCAAAGCTTGGAGAAAGGCATTGTCACAGGATGCACAATCTCTGTGGTCCTGTTTGTGATGGGTATGAACCTCATCATCAATGCGGCGAAGAGAGAGACACGTGGTCCAAAAGCAGCATCAGGAATCTACTTACCTCCAGTTAAGGGATTCATGGATGACCTCACTCTGACAGCAAAGACCCACATCCAAGCAAGGTGGATGCTTTCGGCCCTAGAAGAGGCAGCAACTTGGTCCAGAATGAGGTTCAAACCCAGAAAGTCCAGAGCACTTGTTATCAGGAAAGGCCAACCAACCAAGAAATTCAATCTGACAGTGCAAGGTGAGGACATACCATCGATAATGGACAGCCCCATTAAATGCCTTGGGAAGTGGTATGATGCTACACTCCAAGATGGGAACAACATCAAGCGCATCAAGAACCAGCTCACTGAAGGGCTGAAGCAGATTGACAAAAGCGGACTACCTGGCAAATTCAAGGCCTGGTTATTCCAGAATGGACTTCTCCCACGACTGATGTGGCCACTGATGCTTTATGAGGTGGCAACAACAGTGGTGGAAGGACTGGAGAGAACCATTAGTAGGCATTTGCGAAAGTGGCTTGGCGTACCACCCAGCTTCAGCAACATTGGACTCTATGGACGATCAAATCAACTACAGCTCCCATTGAGTTCGTTGGTGGAGGAGTACAAGGTGGCAAAGGCCAGACTTGTCATGACGCTGAAGGATTCAAGGGATGACATGGTCCGAAGAGCAGGTGTTGAGACCAGGACGGGAAGAAAGTGGTCCGCTAGCCAGGCTGTAGCGCAAGCCGAGAGCGGCCTGCGACACAAAGACATTGTGGGAACAACGGCAGTGGGAACACAAGGTCTGGGCTCTGCGGAGACGAGGAGTTGGAAGAAGGCGGACAGTAGGACAAGGAGGGAGATGGTCCAGGCAGAGGTACGTCTGGCCGAAGAAGAAGATCGAGGCATAAGGGCAGTGGCAATGGGGTGCCAGGGTGCTTGGACAAAGTGGCAGACTACAGGAAAGAAGATGACATGGGCGGATATCTGGCGTAGCGAACCTCTGCGCATCAGTTTCCTGCTCAGGTCAGTCTACGACCTGCTACCTTCACCAGCAAACCTGCACAGATGGGGAAAACGTGACGACCCAACCTGCCCACTTTGCGGAAAGATAGGCACGCTAGAACATACACTATCATCTTGCCAGACAGCCCTTACACAAGGAAGatacaggtggagacacgacaaGGTCCTCCAAGAACTGGCAGACATAGTGGAAAGGGAGAGGCGAAAGAAGAGGACTGTGAAAGAGACCAGAAAGATGCAGTTTGTAAAGGAAGGGGAAACCATCAAGAAGCAGCAGGCGCAAGCAGCATTGATCCTAGATCGTGCGCAGTCATGGGAGATGGCTGTTGACCTGAAACGCAGGCTGGTTTTCCCAAGTGTAGTCCAGACAACACAACGCCCCGACATGGTGATCTGGTCGGCAAAGGACAAGTGTCTGGTGATGGTTGAACTCACAGTTCCTTGGGAGTCGCGCTGTGATGAGGCGATGGAGaggaaaacagcaaaatatgctgATCTGCAGAGGGAATGCAAGGAGAAGGGGTGGCACACGTGGCTATTCCCAGTGGAGGTCGGCATCCGAGGCTTTCCGTCAAAGTCTCTCTGGAGACTTTTCACTGCACTTGGCCTGACAGGAAGAGACAGAAAGCGAGCGGTCAACAGACTTGGGGATGCAGCGGAGAGAGCATCGAGATGGCTTTGGCTGGGGAGAGAAGAGAGGAGCTGGCAGCCGTCTACTGACACGTAG